In one Streptomyces sp. NBC_00597 genomic region, the following are encoded:
- a CDS encoding energy-coupling factor transporter transmembrane protein EcfT — translation MTPDQPAPRRAASTEGPHPAAPTTTEGPARADAPQPATAATPRPANAAAQGHVGGGGALADAARPAAGRGTVRTHRPAPGDPTPPGPGPAGAGDTGSWPTYERIKAPLARRGNALHAGAWWLWALGLATAASRTTNPLLLGLIVGVAGYVVAARRTSAPWARSYSAFLKLGLFVIGLRLFFSVLLGSPIPGAHTLFTLPELPLPAWAAQGIRVSGRVTAEQLVFAFYDGAKLAALLVCVGAANALANPARLLKSLPAALYEAGVAVVVAMTFAPNMVADVARLRTARRLRGRPTGGIKAVLQIGLPVLEGALERSVAVAASMDARGYGRTAQVPPAVRHTTNVLTLGGLLGMCAGTYGLLAAEGAAYGLPVLLIGLAMALAGLRLGGRRSIRTRYRPDRWGGRAWLVAGSGAAVAAALVRAAAVDPDALLPGVVPLVAPTLPLWPAAAILIGLLPAFVAPVPPKEASQ, via the coding sequence ATGACTCCCGACCAGCCCGCCCCCCGGCGCGCCGCCTCCACCGAGGGCCCCCACCCGGCGGCCCCCACCACCACCGAAGGTCCCGCACGGGCCGACGCGCCACAGCCCGCCACCGCCGCGACGCCCCGCCCGGCGAACGCCGCCGCACAGGGCCACGTGGGGGGTGGCGGGGCGCTCGCCGACGCCGCTCGGCCGGCCGCGGGCCGGGGCACCGTGCGCACCCACCGGCCCGCACCCGGCGACCCGACCCCGCCCGGGCCCGGTCCGGCCGGGGCGGGTGACACCGGGTCCTGGCCGACGTACGAAAGGATCAAGGCGCCGCTGGCCCGCCGCGGCAACGCCCTGCACGCGGGCGCATGGTGGCTGTGGGCCCTCGGCCTCGCCACCGCCGCCTCCCGCACCACCAATCCGCTCCTGCTCGGCCTGATCGTCGGCGTCGCAGGTTACGTCGTGGCCGCCCGCCGGACCTCCGCCCCGTGGGCCCGTTCGTACAGCGCCTTCCTCAAGCTCGGCCTCTTCGTCATCGGGCTCCGCCTCTTCTTCTCCGTACTGCTCGGCTCCCCGATCCCCGGCGCCCACACCCTCTTCACGCTCCCCGAGCTCCCCCTCCCCGCCTGGGCGGCCCAGGGCATCCGCGTCAGCGGGCGCGTCACCGCCGAGCAGCTCGTCTTCGCCTTCTACGACGGCGCCAAGCTCGCCGCCCTCCTCGTCTGCGTCGGCGCCGCGAACGCCCTCGCCAACCCGGCCCGGTTGCTGAAGTCCCTCCCGGCCGCCCTCTACGAGGCCGGTGTCGCCGTCGTCGTCGCCATGACCTTCGCGCCGAACATGGTCGCCGACGTCGCCCGACTGCGGACCGCCCGGCGTCTGCGCGGCCGTCCCACCGGCGGCATCAAGGCGGTCCTCCAGATCGGCCTGCCCGTCCTGGAGGGCGCCCTGGAACGCTCCGTCGCCGTCGCCGCCTCGATGGACGCCCGCGGCTACGGCCGTACCGCACAGGTCCCGCCCGCCGTCCGGCACACCACCAACGTCCTCACCCTCGGCGGCTTGCTCGGCATGTGTGCGGGCACGTACGGGCTGCTCGCCGCCGAGGGCGCCGCGTACGGGCTGCCCGTCCTGCTCATCGGCCTGGCCATGGCCCTCGCGGGCCTGCGCCTGGGCGGGCGGCGCAGCATCCGGACCCGCTACCGGCCCGACCGCTGGGGCGGGCGCGCCTGGCTGGTCGCCGGATCGGGCGCGGCCGTCGCCGCCGCCCTCGTCCGCGCCGCGGCCGTCGACCCCGACGCCCTGCTGCCCGGTGTCGTCCCCCTCGTGGCGCCCACGCTCCCGCTGTGGCCGGCGGCCGCGATCCTCATCGGCCTGCTCCCCGCCTTCGTGGCGCCCGTACCGCCCAAGGAGGCATCTCAGTGA
- a CDS encoding cytochrome P450: MPCPELPEGFDATDPDLLQDRVPFPEFARLRQTAPVWWCPQQRGVTGFDDEGYWAVTRHADVKYVSTHPELFSSTTNTAIIRFNEHIQREQIDAQRLIMLNMDPPEHTRVRQIVQRGFTPRAIRGLEQALRDRARKIVTQALAASADGSFDFVTQVACELPLQAIAELIGVPQEDRLRIFDWSNKMIAYDDPEYAITEEVGSNAAMELIGYAMNLSAARKECPAKDIVTQLVAAEGQGNLGSDEFGFFVLLLAVAGNETTRNAISHGMHAFLTHPDQWELYKANRPATAAEEIVRWATPVVSFQRTATRDTELGGQKIKAGDRVGLFYSSANHDPEVFENPDAFDITRDPNPHLGFGGGGPHFCLGKSLAIMEIDLIFNALADSLPDLRLAGEGPRRLRAAWLNGIKELRVSHG, translated from the coding sequence ATGCCCTGTCCCGAGCTGCCCGAAGGCTTCGACGCCACCGACCCCGACCTGCTCCAGGACCGCGTCCCCTTCCCCGAGTTCGCACGGCTGCGGCAGACCGCACCCGTGTGGTGGTGCCCCCAGCAGCGCGGCGTCACCGGCTTCGACGACGAGGGCTACTGGGCCGTGACCCGGCACGCGGACGTCAAGTACGTCTCCACGCACCCGGAGCTGTTCTCCTCCACCACCAACACGGCGATCATCCGCTTCAACGAGCACATCCAGCGCGAGCAGATAGATGCCCAGCGCCTGATCATGCTGAACATGGACCCGCCGGAACACACGCGGGTACGCCAGATCGTGCAGCGCGGTTTCACCCCGCGGGCCATCCGCGGCCTGGAGCAGGCCCTGCGCGACCGGGCCCGAAAGATCGTCACGCAGGCGCTGGCCGCCTCCGCCGACGGCAGCTTCGACTTCGTCACGCAGGTCGCCTGCGAGCTCCCGCTCCAGGCCATCGCCGAACTGATCGGCGTACCGCAGGAGGACCGCCTGCGCATCTTCGACTGGTCGAACAAGATGATCGCCTACGACGACCCCGAGTACGCGATCACCGAGGAGGTCGGCTCCAACGCGGCGATGGAGCTCATCGGCTACGCCATGAACCTGTCCGCCGCCCGCAAGGAGTGCCCGGCCAAGGACATCGTCACGCAGCTGGTCGCCGCCGAGGGCCAGGGCAACCTGGGCTCCGACGAGTTCGGGTTCTTCGTGCTGCTGCTCGCCGTCGCGGGCAACGAGACCACGCGCAACGCCATCAGCCACGGCATGCACGCCTTCTTGACCCACCCCGACCAGTGGGAGCTGTACAAGGCGAACCGGCCGGCGACGGCTGCCGAGGAGATCGTCCGCTGGGCCACGCCGGTGGTGTCCTTCCAGCGCACCGCCACCCGCGACACCGAGCTGGGCGGGCAGAAGATCAAGGCGGGCGACCGGGTCGGGCTGTTCTACTCCTCCGCCAACCACGACCCCGAGGTCTTCGAGAACCCCGACGCCTTCGACATCACCCGCGACCCGAACCCCCACTTGGGCTTCGGCGGCGGCGGCCCGCACTTCTGCCTGGGCAAGTCCCTGGCCATCATGGAGATCGACCTGATCTTCAACGCGCTGGCCGACTCCCTGCCCGACCTGCGGCTGGCCGGCGAGGGGCCGCGCCGGCTGCGCGCGGCCTGGCTCAACGGCATCAAGGAGCTCCGGGTCAGCCACGGTTGA
- a CDS encoding steroid 3-ketoacyl-CoA thiolase → MAAEPVIVEAVRTPIGKRGGALANLHPAYLLGETYRELLARTGIQPDCVEQIVGGTVTHAGEQSMNPARNAWLAMGLPYETAATTVDCQCGSSQQANHMVANMISGGVMDIGIACGVEAMSRVPLGSGSKHGPGKPFPDEWNVDLPNQFEAAERIARHRGLTREDVDRLGLLSQERAATAWAEERFKRETFAVQVPTTEEEQGAGQGMWRLVDRDEGLRDTSMEALARLKPVMPTAVHTAGNSSQISDGAAAVMWASRKMARALKLKPRARIVAQTLVGADPHYHLDGPIDATRAVLGKAGMSLKDIDLVEINEAFASVVLSWAQVFGQDLEKVNVNGGGIALGHPVGATGARLITTALHELERRDKEFALITMCAGGALATGTIIQRL, encoded by the coding sequence ATGGCCGCGGAACCCGTCATCGTCGAAGCCGTACGCACCCCCATCGGCAAGCGCGGGGGCGCGCTCGCCAACCTCCATCCCGCCTACCTGCTCGGCGAGACGTACCGCGAACTCCTCGCCCGGACCGGAATCCAGCCCGACTGCGTCGAGCAGATCGTCGGCGGCACGGTCACCCACGCCGGCGAGCAGTCCATGAACCCGGCGCGCAACGCCTGGCTCGCGATGGGCCTGCCGTACGAGACCGCCGCGACCACCGTGGACTGCCAGTGCGGCAGCTCCCAGCAGGCCAACCACATGGTCGCCAACATGATCTCCGGCGGGGTCATGGACATCGGCATCGCCTGCGGCGTCGAGGCGATGAGCCGGGTGCCGCTGGGCTCCGGCTCCAAACACGGCCCGGGCAAGCCGTTCCCGGACGAGTGGAACGTCGACCTCCCCAACCAGTTCGAGGCCGCCGAGCGGATCGCCCGCCACCGGGGCCTGACCCGCGAGGACGTCGACCGGCTCGGGCTGCTCTCCCAGGAGCGCGCCGCCACCGCATGGGCCGAGGAGCGGTTCAAGCGCGAGACCTTCGCCGTCCAGGTCCCCACGACGGAGGAGGAGCAGGGCGCAGGTCAGGGCATGTGGCGCCTCGTCGACCGGGACGAGGGCCTGCGCGACACCAGCATGGAGGCGCTGGCCCGGCTCAAGCCGGTCATGCCGACCGCCGTGCACACCGCCGGGAACTCCTCGCAGATATCGGACGGCGCCGCCGCCGTGATGTGGGCCTCGCGCAAGATGGCCCGCGCCCTCAAGCTCAAGCCGCGCGCCCGGATCGTCGCCCAGACGCTCGTCGGCGCCGACCCGCACTACCACCTGGACGGCCCGATCGACGCGACGCGGGCCGTGCTCGGCAAGGCCGGCATGTCCCTCAAGGACATCGACCTCGTCGAGATCAACGAAGCCTTCGCCTCCGTCGTCCTCAGCTGGGCCCAGGTGTTCGGACAGGACCTGGAGAAGGTCAACGTCAACGGCGGCGGCATCGCGCTCGGCCACCCCGTCGGTGCGACCGGAGCCCGGCTGATCACCACCGCGCTGCACGAGCTGGAACGCCGCGACAAGGAATTCGCGCTGATCACCATGTGCGCGGGCGGCGCGCTGGCGACCGGCACGATCATCCAGCGGCTGTAG
- a CDS encoding SCO2322 family protein produces MRRSPIPLVLAFGVLLTLLASSPALAAGYRYWSFWEGTGGQWQYATQGPSTARPADGAALGFRFAVSQDAAAEAAKPRAAADFAAVCASTPAVEGRKRIAVVVDFGVPADAPAGDAPPQDTPRTACAQVAPDATAAEALAQAAKPLRYNSAALLCAVSGYPKQGCGEQIADAGAKPEPKPSAQAGPKADGGPSTGLLAGLAAVAALAAAAVWQSRRRR; encoded by the coding sequence ATGCGTCGTAGCCCGATCCCGCTGGTCCTCGCGTTCGGTGTCCTCCTCACCCTCCTGGCGTCCTCGCCGGCGCTGGCGGCGGGCTACCGCTACTGGTCGTTCTGGGAGGGCACGGGGGGCCAGTGGCAGTACGCCACGCAGGGCCCCTCGACGGCCCGCCCGGCCGACGGCGCGGCGCTGGGCTTCCGCTTCGCGGTGAGCCAGGACGCGGCGGCCGAGGCGGCGAAGCCGCGCGCGGCTGCCGATTTCGCGGCGGTCTGCGCGTCCACCCCGGCCGTGGAGGGCCGCAAGCGGATCGCGGTCGTCGTCGACTTCGGCGTCCCGGCGGACGCCCCGGCCGGCGACGCCCCGCCGCAGGACACCCCACGCACGGCCTGCGCCCAGGTCGCCCCGGACGCCACGGCGGCCGAAGCCCTGGCACAGGCCGCCAAACCGCTCCGCTACAACAGCGCTGCGCTGCTGTGCGCGGTGTCGGGCTACCCGAAGCAGGGCTGCGGCGAGCAGATCGCGGACGCCGGAGCGAAGCCGGAGCCGAAGCCGTCGGCGCAGGCCGGACCCAAGGCCGACGGCGGCCCGTCGACGGGCCTCCTGGCCGGCCTGGCCGCGGTGGCCGCCCTCGCCGCGGCGGCAGTCTGGCAGTCCCGCCGCCGCCGATGA
- a CDS encoding prenyltransferase/squalene oxidase repeat-containing protein — MNVRRSAAALAASAVLCVGAAPAALAAPSPSAPPAPVIPSGLFGKKDPTYDGVWRQSFALLAQQTVGVKPAEEAVAWLAGQQCANGGFASFRADAAAACDDKTMYDTNATAMAVQALKALGGQDAAVKKGVDWLKSVQNEDGGWAFVPGTPSEGNSTSLVISALAATGEKPAEVKSKAGKSAYEGLLSFQLGCAAEPAADRGAFGYQPADGKLAANADATAAAVLAGLAQGSVVAPAATDTPAAALACPAGSADPAGAAQGAAGYLAEALKKDGHLTAVTPGADQPTADTGNTADAVIALAAAGHKQSAAGALEWLKANSADWSKDSPAALGTLVLAAHATGTDPKSFGGTDLVTALNATGPAARTADASASQAKDEKKDEKDSNQNVWWIVGAGLAAGMGIGVLLSGRRKKNQL, encoded by the coding sequence ATGAACGTCCGTCGCAGCGCCGCCGCGCTCGCCGCCTCCGCCGTGCTCTGCGTGGGCGCCGCCCCCGCAGCCCTCGCCGCACCGTCCCCGTCGGCCCCGCCGGCCCCGGTGATCCCCTCCGGCCTGTTCGGCAAGAAGGACCCGACGTACGACGGTGTGTGGCGCCAGTCCTTCGCGCTGCTGGCCCAGCAGACGGTCGGCGTGAAGCCGGCCGAGGAGGCCGTCGCCTGGCTCGCCGGACAGCAGTGCGCGAACGGCGGCTTCGCCTCGTTCCGTGCGGACGCCGCCGCGGCCTGCGACGACAAGACGATGTACGACACGAACGCCACCGCGATGGCCGTGCAGGCGCTGAAGGCGCTGGGAGGCCAGGACGCGGCGGTGAAGAAGGGCGTGGACTGGCTGAAGTCCGTCCAGAACGAGGACGGCGGCTGGGCGTTCGTCCCCGGCACCCCGAGCGAGGGCAACTCCACCTCCCTCGTCATCAGCGCGCTGGCCGCGACGGGCGAGAAGCCGGCCGAGGTGAAGTCGAAGGCGGGCAAGTCCGCGTACGAGGGCCTGCTCTCCTTCCAGCTGGGCTGCGCCGCCGAGCCGGCCGCCGACCGGGGCGCCTTCGGGTACCAGCCGGCGGACGGCAAGCTCGCGGCCAACGCCGACGCCACGGCCGCCGCGGTCCTGGCCGGGCTGGCCCAGGGCTCGGTCGTGGCCCCTGCCGCGACGGACACCCCCGCGGCCGCACTGGCCTGCCCGGCCGGCTCCGCCGACCCGGCGGGTGCGGCACAGGGCGCGGCCGGCTACCTGGCCGAGGCCCTGAAGAAGGACGGTCACCTCACGGCCGTCACCCCGGGCGCGGACCAGCCGACCGCGGACACCGGCAACACCGCCGACGCGGTGATCGCCCTGGCCGCGGCCGGGCACAAGCAGTCGGCGGCAGGCGCGCTGGAGTGGCTGAAGGCGAACTCGGCGGACTGGTCCAAGGACAGCCCGGCGGCCCTCGGCACCCTGGTCCTGGCCGCGCACGCGACGGGCACGGACCCGAAGTCGTTCGGCGGCACGGACCTGGTGACGGCACTGAACGCGACGGGCCCCGCCGCACGGACGGCTGACGCGTCCGCGTCGCAGGCCAAGGACGAGAAGAAGGACGAGAAGGACTCGAACCAGAACGTTTGGTGGATCGTGGGCGCGGGCCTGGCGGCCGGCATGGGCATCGGCGTCCTGCTGAGCGGCCGCCGGAAGAAGAACCAGCTCTGA
- a CDS encoding ECF transporter S component → MSHRPVRLGPRAAVALLFVTLIGIAAFGWPLLADRQSGLAHSQDAPWLFAGLLPLLVAVVVATIADQGMDAKAVAMLGVLAAVGAALRPLGAGTAGLEPMFFLMVLSGRVLGPGFGFVLGSVTMFASALLTGGVGPWMPFQMLAMGWFSLGAGLLPGAERLRGRAELLMLAAYGCVGSFAYGTVMNLQGWVLLQGMGQGISFRPGDAVAANLARFAAYCAATSLGWDLGRAVLTVVLTLAIGGTLLKALRRAVRKAAFEAPVSFGSG, encoded by the coding sequence GTGAGCCACCGTCCCGTGCGCCTCGGCCCCCGCGCGGCCGTCGCCCTGCTCTTCGTGACGCTCATCGGGATCGCGGCCTTCGGCTGGCCGCTCCTCGCTGACCGACAGTCCGGACTCGCCCATTCCCAGGACGCTCCGTGGCTTTTCGCCGGCTTGCTCCCGCTCCTCGTCGCGGTGGTCGTCGCGACCATCGCCGATCAGGGGATGGACGCCAAGGCGGTGGCGATGCTCGGTGTGCTCGCCGCGGTCGGGGCCGCGCTGCGCCCGCTGGGCGCGGGGACGGCGGGTCTGGAGCCGATGTTCTTCCTGATGGTGCTCAGCGGCCGGGTCCTCGGCCCGGGCTTCGGCTTCGTCCTGGGCTCGGTCACGATGTTCGCCTCCGCGCTACTGACGGGCGGGGTCGGGCCGTGGATGCCGTTCCAGATGCTGGCCATGGGCTGGTTCTCGCTGGGCGCCGGGCTGCTGCCGGGCGCGGAGCGGCTGCGGGGCCGGGCGGAGCTGCTGATGCTGGCGGCCTACGGGTGCGTGGGCTCGTTCGCGTACGGCACGGTCATGAACCTGCAGGGCTGGGTGCTGTTGCAGGGCATGGGCCAGGGCATCTCGTTCCGTCCGGGGGACGCGGTGGCGGCGAACCTGGCGCGGTTCGCCGCGTACTGCGCGGCGACCTCGTTGGGCTGGGACCTGGGCCGGGCCGTGCTGACGGTCGTACTGACCCTCGCGATCGGGGGGACGCTGCTGAAGGCGTTGCGGCGGGCGGTACGAAAAGCGGCGTTCGAGGCACCGGTTTCCTTCGGTTCGGGTTGA
- a CDS encoding DUF6193 family natural product biosynthesis protein: MNLHAADTDTAHRVDARWQRLPTTWQLIQERGGPDTLCRGVIELIEAASAQPELRRLYPFTRQWTLWFSSRTRHPFEVEAPAAEPLPDGRFRVRSPSLNTVIAETDTAEAAIALVVDRLCADGAAAS; encoded by the coding sequence ATGAACCTTCACGCTGCCGATACAGACACCGCTCACCGGGTGGATGCCCGCTGGCAGCGGCTGCCCACCACGTGGCAGCTGATCCAGGAGCGAGGCGGGCCCGACACGCTGTGCCGCGGTGTCATCGAACTCATCGAGGCCGCCTCCGCGCAGCCGGAGCTGCGCCGGCTGTACCCGTTCACCCGCCAGTGGACCCTGTGGTTCAGCTCCCGCACCCGCCACCCCTTCGAGGTGGAGGCGCCGGCCGCGGAGCCCTTGCCCGACGGCCGCTTCCGCGTGCGCAGCCCCAGCCTGAACACCGTCATCGCCGAGACCGACACCGCCGAGGCCGCCATCGCGCTCGTCGTGGACCGGCTCTGCGCGGACGGCGCGGCGGCCAGCTGA
- a CDS encoding ABC transporter ATP-binding protein, whose protein sequence is MIRFEQVSVTYDGAAQPTLRDADFVIPEGELTLLVGPSGVGKSTLLGAVCGLVPHFTGGTLRGRVTVAGRDTRTHRPRELADVVGTVGQDPLAHFVTDVVEDELAYGMESLGLAPAVMRRRVEETLDLLGLNELRDRPISTLSGGQQQRVAIGSVLTPHPKVLVLDEPTSALDPAAAEEVLAVLQRLVHDLGTTVLMAEHRLERVVQYADRVLLLPAPGAAPVLGSPSSIMAVSPVHPPVVALGRLAGWSPLPLSVREARRRSAPLLARLPQPTPPTLAAPVPSQGPTTPHPEPGAESAPPALEARGPGRSPRFGKGRGGEEAPRSAAGPGVLSRLLRRSGPTPTPGTATGTTPAEPVARLTSVSLRRGRAEVLHGIDLCVAPGETIALMGRNGAGKSTLLATLIGTLAPTTGSVTVCGSTPHLTAPQEMVRRVGLVPQEPRDLLYADTVAAECAAADADAGRPAGTCRALVRELLPDVPDGTHPRDLSEGQRLALALALVLTGRPALLLLDEPTRGLDYAAKARLIEILRALAADGHAIVLATHDVELAAELAHRVVILAGGEIVADGPTAEVVVSSPAFAPQVAKVLAPGHWLTVTQVARALAGDGTLTGDGTLTGAAAAAAAGDRSAAGDGATP, encoded by the coding sequence GTGATCCGCTTCGAGCAGGTGTCGGTCACGTACGACGGCGCCGCTCAGCCCACCCTCCGCGATGCCGACTTCGTCATCCCGGAGGGCGAGCTCACGCTCCTGGTCGGCCCTTCGGGCGTCGGCAAGTCGACCCTCCTCGGTGCGGTCTGCGGCCTGGTCCCGCACTTCACCGGGGGCACGCTGCGCGGCCGCGTCACGGTCGCGGGCCGCGACACCCGTACCCACCGGCCGCGCGAGCTCGCCGATGTCGTGGGCACCGTCGGGCAGGATCCGCTCGCCCATTTCGTCACGGACGTGGTGGAGGACGAGCTCGCCTACGGCATGGAGTCGCTCGGCCTGGCCCCGGCCGTCATGCGCCGCCGGGTCGAGGAGACCCTTGACCTGCTCGGCCTGAACGAACTGCGCGACCGCCCCATCTCCACCCTCTCCGGCGGCCAGCAGCAGCGGGTCGCGATCGGCTCGGTCCTGACCCCGCACCCGAAGGTCCTGGTCCTGGACGAGCCCACCTCGGCGCTGGACCCGGCGGCCGCGGAGGAGGTGCTCGCGGTCCTGCAGCGCCTGGTGCACGACCTGGGCACCACCGTGCTGATGGCGGAGCACCGCCTGGAGCGGGTGGTCCAGTACGCGGACCGGGTGCTGCTCCTGCCGGCCCCGGGCGCGGCTCCGGTCCTCGGCTCCCCGTCCTCGATCATGGCGGTCTCGCCGGTCCACCCCCCGGTGGTCGCCCTGGGCCGCCTCGCCGGCTGGTCCCCCCTCCCCCTGTCGGTCCGCGAAGCCCGCCGCCGTTCCGCCCCCCTCCTCGCCCGCCTACCGCAACCGACCCCGCCAACGCTCGCAGCACCGGTCCCGAGCCAGGGCCCCACCACCCCCCACCCCGAACCCGGCGCGGAATCAGCCCCGCCGGCGCTTGAGGCGCGGGGTCCGGGGCGGAGCCCCAGGTTCGGGAAGGGGCGGGGTGGGGAAGAGGCCCCGCGCAGCGCCGCAGGCCCCGGCGTCCTGTCCCGCCTGCTCCGCCGGAGCGGGCCGACCCCCACCCCCGGGACGGCCACCGGCACCACCCCGGCGGAGCCGGTGGCCCGCCTCACCTCCGTCTCCCTCCGCCGCGGCCGCGCCGAGGTCCTCCACGGCATAGACCTCTGCGTGGCCCCCGGCGAGACCATCGCCCTCATGGGCCGCAACGGCGCCGGCAAGTCCACCCTCCTCGCCACCCTCATCGGCACGCTGGCCCCCACCACCGGCTCGGTGACCGTCTGCGGCAGCACCCCCCACCTCACCGCCCCGCAGGAGATGGTCCGCCGCGTCGGCCTGGTCCCGCAGGAGCCGCGTGACCTCCTCTACGCCGACACCGTGGCCGCCGAGTGCGCCGCGGCCGACGCCGACGCCGGCCGCCCGGCCGGGACCTGCCGGGCCCTGGTCCGCGAGCTGTTGCCCGACGTCCCCGACGGGACCCATCCGCGGGACCTCTCCGAGGGCCAGCGCCTGGCCCTGGCCCTGGCCCTCGTACTCACCGGCCGGCCCGCCCTGCTGCTGCTCGACGAGCCGACCCGTGGTCTGGATTACGCGGCCAAGGCCCGTCTGATCGAAATCCTGCGGGCGCTGGCCGCCGACGGGCACGCCATTGTCCTGGCCACCCACGATGTGGAGCTCGCCGCCGAGCTGGCGCACCGGGTGGTGATCCTGGCGGGCGGGGAGATCGTCGCGGACGGCCCGACCGCCGAGGTCGTCGTGTCGTCCCCGGCGTTCGCGCCGCAGGTGGCCAAGGTCCTGGCGCCGGGGCACTGGCTCACGGTGACCCAGGTCGCTCGCGCCCTGGCCGGGGACGGAACCCTGACCGGGGACGGGACCCTGACCGGAGCCGCAGCCGCAGCCGCAGCCGGGGACAGGTCCGCGGCCGGCGACGGGGCGACGCCGTGA
- a CDS encoding transglycosylase SLT domain-containing protein, whose protein sequence is MSSACRDSPCPRRKVSSVSNVIRRIAASKKTLAGSIVALGVAGTMLATVPAQAAPMDAKAIAHQMIKDPAQFAAFDKIISHESGWNHTATNASSGAYGLAQALPGSKMASAGADWKTNPRTQIKWGLDYMNSRYGSPVGAWNFWQANHWY, encoded by the coding sequence ATGTCTTCGGCATGCCGCGACAGTCCTTGTCCCCGTCGGAAGGTTTCCTCCGTGTCCAACGTCATCCGCCGCATCGCCGCCTCCAAGAAGACCCTCGCCGGCTCCATCGTCGCCCTGGGCGTCGCCGGCACCATGCTCGCCACCGTGCCCGCCCAGGCGGCCCCGATGGACGCGAAGGCGATCGCGCACCAGATGATCAAGGACCCGGCCCAGTTCGCCGCCTTCGACAAGATCATCTCCCACGAGAGCGGCTGGAACCACACCGCCACGAACGCCTCCTCCGGCGCGTACGGCCTGGCCCAGGCCCTGCCGGGCTCGAAGATGGCCTCGGCCGGCGCCGACTGGAAGACCAACCCCCGCACCCAGATCAAGTGGGGCCTGGACTACATGAACTCCCGCTACGGCAGCCCGGTCGGCGCCTGGAACTTCTGGCAGGCCAACCACTGGTACTAA
- a CDS encoding MBL fold metallo-hydrolase: protein MPQDTHPTTPPTTPPLTPHVTDHGGGVRGIKVPIPDNPLGHTLVHVLDTDRGPVLIDTGWDDPQSWDTLVAGLAALGIAVADVHGVVITHHHPDHHGLSGRVREASGAWIAMHAADTEVVVRTRSAEPGVWFDYMSGKLAAAGAPEEHVAPLRARASGRMLPHGLRHGRGPHLPGLRAAVPDREIVPGELLPLAGRRLRAIWTPGHTPGHVCLHLEEQHPANLPGNGRLFSGDHLLPGISPHIGLYEAPDENGITRVTDPLGDYLDSLERIGRLGPAEVLPAHQHAFTDAPARVRELLRHHEERLTGLWELLAEPLTPWALAERMEWNRPWEQIPYGSRNIAVSEAEAHLRRLVKQGRAEAVPGSDPVTYRAL from the coding sequence ATGCCGCAGGACACGCATCCGACCACACCCCCGACCACACCCCCGCTCACCCCGCACGTCACCGACCACGGCGGCGGCGTCCGCGGCATCAAGGTCCCGATCCCCGACAACCCGCTCGGCCACACCCTCGTCCACGTCCTCGACACCGACCGCGGCCCCGTCCTCATCGACACCGGCTGGGACGACCCGCAGTCCTGGGACACCCTCGTCGCCGGCCTCGCCGCACTCGGCATCGCCGTCGCCGACGTCCACGGCGTGGTCATCACCCACCACCACCCCGACCACCACGGCCTGTCCGGCCGCGTCCGCGAGGCCTCCGGCGCCTGGATCGCCATGCACGCCGCCGACACCGAGGTCGTCGTACGGACCCGGTCCGCCGAGCCCGGCGTCTGGTTCGACTACATGAGCGGGAAGCTCGCCGCCGCCGGAGCACCCGAGGAGCACGTCGCACCGCTGCGCGCCCGCGCGAGCGGCCGCATGCTCCCCCATGGCCTTCGGCACGGGAGGGGCCCCCACCTGCCCGGGCTGCGGGCCGCCGTCCCCGACCGGGAGATCGTCCCCGGCGAGCTGCTCCCCCTCGCCGGGCGCCGGCTCCGCGCCATCTGGACCCCCGGGCACACCCCCGGCCACGTCTGCCTGCACCTGGAGGAACAGCACCCGGCGAACCTCCCCGGCAACGGCCGCCTCTTCTCCGGGGACCACCTGCTGCCCGGGATCTCCCCACACATCGGTCTCTACGAGGCTCCCGACGAGAACGGAATCACCCGGGTCACCGACCCCCTCGGCGACTACCTCGACTCTCTCGAACGCATCGGCCGCCTCGGCCCCGCCGAGGTCCTCCCGGCGCACCAGCACGCCTTCACCGACGCCCCCGCCCGCGTACGGGAACTGCTGCGCCACCACGAGGAACGACTGACCGGACTGTGGGAGCTGCTGGCCGAACCGCTGACCCCGTGGGCGCTGGCGGAACGCATGGAGTGGAACCGTCCCTGGGAGCAGATCCCGTACGGCTCCCGCAACATCGCCGTCTCGGAAGCAGAAGCGCATCTGCGGCGGCTGGTGAAGCAGGGCCGGGCCGAGGCGGTCCCGGGCAGCGACCCGGTCACGTACCGCGCCCTGTGA